A single genomic interval of Dysidea avara chromosome 8, odDysAvar1.4, whole genome shotgun sequence harbors:
- the LOC136264677 gene encoding tubulin polyglutamylase TTLL6-like, whose product MMLFSGRYLYRRISNILDLALLIIILKTLVSILSRNVVLTKDGSPTVTDLCSNSTEISPLVRKICEVEANLLFFNPFTNPVIVKDVSFQRYYAMRDLQGWSIAFNNRSMHVVERSISSSISANDFSVFICLTLSGHDKFCITPKNIRNLEQWQRYGQIYGLRHILWRKDSFCWSMTEALNGFKRRRNFTFPCWVLPQDVVSLEQEMSKHPSEPYIAKPNNKGEGHGIFVIHSFKELLDRGTLAGYVLQPFLKDPFLINGYKFDFRTYVLVTSITPLRAYFYKEGLVRFTAEKYDPNNTQSGKEQKFLTNTSINKKFSKITSLTWTFEKLQKWFIEHGFDGEGIFNSIKEVIAYTLLTVEYKFIKNFHSSLDGYDCNRCYQLLGVDVILTAALEPIVIEVNGLPSIQLSHDLGVPPDPTNTYTIIKYGLLKDMLNILLNNQSVAVTVATALEQLQIGVGPGPLCSPSHKTCLSYKDLLKVISFVREHKSRGGFHLIFPSKNETQYFSIVKHSHKLAKTKLTTVKHIYTNLRLHNVLTSILKLIER is encoded by the exons ATGATGCTTTTTAGTGGACGATACCTTTATCGGAGAATATCGAATATACTAGATTTAGCCCTTCTAATAATTATTCTGAAGACTCTTGTTAGCATTTTGTCAAGAAACGTTGTACTTACAAAGGATGGAAGCCCCACAGTCACTGATCTATGTAGCAACAGTACGGAGATATCACCTTTGGTGAGAAAAATTTGCGAAGTGGAGGCCAACCTGCTGTTTTTTAATCCATTCACCAATCCAGTGATTGTCAAAGATGTTAGCTTCCAGAGGTACTATGCAATGAGAGATTTGCAGGGTTGGAGTATAGCATTCAACAACCGCAGTATGCATGTGGTGGAAAGATCTATATCATCGAGTATATCAGCAAACGACTTTTCAGTTTTCATTTGTCTCACCCTTAGTGGTCACGACAAGTTTTGTATCACTCCTAAGAACATTAGAAATCTTGAACAGTGGCAACGTTATGGACAAATTTATGGATTAAGGCACATACTGTGGAGAAAGGATTCATTTTGTTGGAGTATGACAGAAGCTTTAAATGGTTTTAAGAGGAGAAGAAATTTCACGTTTCCTTGCTGGGTATTGCCACAAGATGTAGTTTCACTTGAGCAGGAGATGTCAAAACACCCTAGTGAACCTTACATAGCAAAGCCTAACAACAAGGGAGAAGGACACGGAATATTTGTAATTCATTCCTTCAAGGAACTACTAGATAGAGGAACACTTGCTGGATATGTATTACAACCATTTTTAAAG GATCCTTTTCTTATTAATGGATACAAGTTTGACTTTCGTACATATGTACTGGTTACGTCGATCACTCCATTACGAGCATATTTCTACAAGGAAGGTTTGGTAAGATTTACTGCTGAGAAGTATGACCCCAACAACACACAGTCTGGCAAGGAACAGAAATTTCTGACCAACACATCGATTAACAAGAAGTTCTCCAAAATAACCAGTCTGACTTGGACATTTGAAAAACTGCAGAAGTGGTTTATAGAGCATGGCTTTGATGGAGAGGGGATATTTAACTCAATCAAAGAAGTGATAGCGTACACTCTATTAACTGTGGAGTACAAATTTATTAAAAACTTCCACTCGTCATTAGATGGCTATGACTGTAACAGGTGCTACCAACTACTTGGAGTGGACGTTATTTTAACGGCTGCACTGGAACCTATTGTAATCGAA GTCAATGGTCTCCCATCCATACAATTGTCTCATGATTTAGGGGTACCACCTGATCCAACAAACACATATACTATTATTAAATATGGTCTCTTAAAGGATATGCTGAACATTTTATTGAACAACCAAAGTGTGGCAGTAACTGTAGCCACAGCACTGGAGCAGTTACAGATTGGAGTTGGACCAGGACCGTTGTGTAGCCCAAGCCATAAGACCTGCTTGAGTTATAAGGACTTGTTGAAGGTGATTAGCTTTGTACGAGAGCATAAGAGCAGAGGTGGATTTCATTTGATATTTCCTTCGAAGAATGAAACACAATATTTCTCTATTGTAAAACATTCACATAAACTGGCCAAGACTAAATTGACGACAGTAAAACATATTTACACTAATTTAAGACTCCACAATGTATTGACTAGCATATTAAAGCTCATCGAAAGATAA
- the LOC136264676 gene encoding coiled-coil domain-containing protein 191-like, giving the protein MENSACILEEAQQVIDRWLKDSSAGRYDSDIEPTIPVARSKGARKRPRSKQVATGWNGMSDLSTTTWDGDMGMDYISGMDFVNTDISQCVDTVMTGMYTQPLERDVLRMIERDQQVSTNPTITIEARHKQVKSRRQQREHQRTVLLKAQAAEKESRVAAERLVRSEQEAVKMEQKHEEALVRLEMVKIRKQLKEKQEREKLLQELDETLGDTTGGNKSSQPHDGDAVLSTARHVMDEVLKDRMRAETRRVLVKQLAEAETIEMKDNNKLLRRCFNMWLDVVHDARMAQEKAHTTWVWKTKCRVFQAWRGLVEQHRRQQELANLALQLQWEKRCMEMAALHYHHSLVAKVFTSWKQWCSGCKEVRLRELTRRLQQEKMAALLARVSSVRHDDPSLVGRQQCDDKVDKENRLCQHDLHTVEKECQPLCQDESHVVGKECKSVHQHDPHIVEKNSHPHESSKSKLLKHSKDSAPSLITTKLVRQELEKLLANNKIVMSSKSQVVLEAQNTEGVHNKLPTSNETVTRSERAKKPTQLSSSNHSTDHLPSSSLPKQHHVVHKPVVVARQPPTKPVAMLGMEQRAQLMAERRQAREDRKRQREDELLAARKQEQQKKEVEALAEKEALIKKKKEERQLAKQKEKERQERLIELQYKVTRASEHYNKWLLKYRGVSPWKQFIAKIHKDNDTALQYHIKCVTKRTLQTWVKQFEIRNQERYDKADKFCVTMVMRKSLLAWKQYVHDMRRASNHANQFYRWLLVWRHFKGWHGYMQQQEVDMWEKERRAKLHYYRSIKKKMLMSWHHYIPVAKEERLREQRRDALRKKVSKWLPDYQAMIDEI; this is encoded by the exons ATGGAAAATAGCGCATGTATCCTTGAAGAAG CTCAACAGGTGATTGATAGATGGTTGAAGGATAGTTCAGCGGGACGATATGATAGCGATATCGAGCCCACTATCCCAGTGGCGAGAAGCAAAGGGGCGCGAAAACGGCCACGTTccaaacaagttgctacgggaTGGAATGGCATGTCGGATTTGTCTACAACAACGTGGGATGGAGATATGGGGATGGACTACATATCAGGAATGGATTTTGTCAACACGGACATATCTCAATGTGTGGACACAGTGATGACTGGAATGTACACACAACCATTAGAACGTGATGTGTTGAGGATGATTGAACGAGATCAACAGGTTTCTACTAACCCAACTATCACCATAGAGGCTAGACATAAACAG GTGAAGTCAAGGCGTCAGCAAAGAGAACACCAAAGGACGGTGCTACTGAAGGCACAAGCTGCAGAGAAAGAATCTCGCGTAGCTGCTGAGAGACTTGTGAGGAGTGAACAAGAGGCAGTGAAGATGGAGCAGAAGCATGAAGAAGCATTAGTACGACTGGAGATGGTCAAGATTAGGAAACAGTTGAAAGAAAAGCAAGAAAGGGAAAA GTTGTTACAAGAACTAGATGAGACACTTGGTGATACCACAGGTGGTAATAAGTCCTCCCAACCCCATGATGGTGACGCAGTCTTGTCCACTGCTCGTCATGTTATGGATGAGGTACTGAAGGATCGGATGAGAGCTGAAACACGTAGAGTGCTAGTTAAGCAACTGGCTGAGGCTGAAACAATAGAAATGAAGGATAATAATAAG TTACTACGTCGATGTTTCAACATGTGGCTAGATGTGGTCCATGATGCTAGGATGGCACAAGAGAAGGCACACACCACGTGGGTGTGGAAAACAAAATGTCGTGTGTTTCAGGCATGGCGGGGACTAGTAGAACAACATAGACGTCAACAAGAACTAGCCAACCTGGCATTGCAGCTACAATGGGAGAAACG GTGTATGGAGATGGCAGCATTACACTATCATCATTCGCTGGTTGCTAAGGTGTTCACTTCCTGGAAACAATGGTGTTCTGGTTGTAAAGAGGTACGGTTGAGAGAGTTGACTAGGCGACTTCAGCAGGAGAAAATGGCTGCCTTGTTAGCTCGAGTGAGTTCTGTACGTCATGATGACCCCTCCTTAGTGGGAAGACAACAGTGTGATGATAAGGTAGATAAAGAAAACAGGCTATGTCAGCATGACCTCCATACAGTGGAGAAGGAATGCCAGCCATTGTGTCAAGATGAGTCTCATGTAGTGGGAAAGGAGTGCAAGTCAGTTCATCAGCATGACCCACATATAGTAGAGAAGAACAGCCATCCACATGAATCTTCTAAATCTAAATTACTAAAGCACAGTAAGGATTCTGCCCCATCCCTCATTACTACTAAACTAGTCAGGCAAGAACTG GAGAAATTGTTAGCTAATAATAAAATAGTGATGTCATCAAAGTCACAGGTAGTCCTAGAAGCACAAAACACTGAAGGGGTTCATAACAAGCTCCCTACCTCTAACGAAACAGTTACCAGATCAGAAAGAGCAAAGAAGCCAACACAACTGTCATCTAGTAATCACTCTACTGACCATCTACCATCTTCATCATTACCTAAACAACACCATGTTGTTCATAAACCAGTGGTTGTTGCTAGACAACCACCAACCAAGCCTGTTGCTATGTTGGGCATGGAGCAACGTGCCCAGTTGATGGCTGAACGACGTCAGGCAAGAGAAGATCGTAAGAGACAACGTGAAGATGAATTGCTA GCTGCCAGGAAACAAGAACAGCAGAAAAAGGAGGTAGAAGCCCTTGCAGAGAAGGAGGCATTAATTAAGAAGAAGAAAGAAGAGAGACAACTAGCTAAGCAG AAAGAAAAGGAAAGGCAAGAACGTCTGATAGAATTACAGTATAAAGTTACCAGGGCAAGTGAACATTACAACAAGTGGTTACTGAAGTACAGAGGTGTGTCACCATGGAAACAGTTCATTGCTAAGATACACAAAGACAACGACACTGCACTACAATACCACATCAAATGTGTCACTAAAAGAACACTACAAACATGGGTGAAACAATTTGAAATTAGAAACCAAGAAAGGTATGATAAGGCTGATAAGTTCtgtgttaccatggtgatgagAAAATCACTGTTGGCATGGAAGCAA TATGTTCATGATATGAGGCGTGCCAGTAACCACGCCAACCAGTTTTATAGGTGGTTGCTGGTCTGGCGACATTTTAAAGGTTGGCATGGTTACATGCAACAACAAGAAGTAGATATGTGGGAAAAGGAGCGTAGAGCAAAACTGCATTATTATCG
- the LOC136264678 gene encoding saccharopine dehydrogenase-like oxidoreductase, translated as MSGKREFNITVFGATGFTGQYVAEELHRIQQEKGHEQLRWAMAGRSETKLKQVAEDLSLGDVECISADVNIQKSLNQMCMRSSVIINCVGPFQLYGEPVVRACIDQKCHYIDVSGETYFIEQMEQKYHQQAEEAGIFIVSACGFDSIPHDVGVRFTEESFSGKLDYIESFIEVFNGTGFNTGTWESFILSIANHSKLTQLRQKESKAKLPKGKRPPNRRTFHYNKTIKKWCVFFPGPDNAVVHRTQRYYYETAEKNPVNLKTYAALDSRFQSIMLSIGFLFIYLLSGFGWGRRLLMQFCGFFSGGMAKKGGPSKDKLKDTTFAITMFGSGQSDKSDEGDAKITTRVKGVEPGYIATSALLVQSALCMVDNRDQMPKCGGVYTPAVAFADTPLVENLKKSGKVVFEVVEPSP; from the exons ATGTCGGGTAAACGCGAGTTCAACATCACCGTGTTTGGAGCGACTGGGTTCACAGGACAATATGTGGCAGAGGAACTACACCGAATCCAGCAGGAGAAAGGTCACGAGCAGTTGCGTTGGGCCATGGCGGGCAGAAGCGAAACCAAACTGAAGCAAGTTGCAGAAG ATTTGAGCCTTGGAGATGTGGAGTGCATTTCAGCAGATGTCAACATTCAGAAGTCACTCAACCAGATGTGTATGAGATCCAGTGTTATCATTAATTGTGTAGGACCG TTCCAACTCTATGGAGAGCCTGTTGTCAGGGCATGCATTGATCAGAAGTGTCACTACATTGATGTGTCTGGGGAGACTTAT TTCATTGAACAGATGGAGCAGAAATACCACCAACAAGCAGAAGAAGCTGGAATCTTCATTGTGTCAGCTTGTGGTTTTGACTCCATCCCTCATGATGTAGGTGTAAGGTTCACTGAAGAAAGCTTTTCAG GAAAATTGGATTATATAGAAAGTTTCATTGAAGTCTTTAAT GGAACAGGATTCAATACAGGAACGTGGGAGTCATTCATTCTCAGCATTGCTAATCATTCCAAACTCACACAACTTCGACAAAAGGAGTCCAAGGCCAAGTTGCCAAAGGGGAAGAGACCTCCCAACAGGAGAACATTCCATTACAATAAGACCATCAAGAAATGGTGTGTGTTTTTTCCAGGACCAGATAATGCAGTG GTTCATAGAACACAGCGGTACTATTATGAAACAGCAGAGAAAAACCCG gtTAATCTGAAGACTTATGCAGCATTGGATTCTCGATTTCAGTCCATTATGCTGTCCATTGGATTTTTGTTCATTTACTTGCTTAGTGGCTTCGGCTGGGGCAGACGTTTATTAATGCAG TTCTGTGGATTCTTCAGTGGTGGTATGGCAAAAAAGGGAGGACCGTCAAAGGATAAA TTGAAGGATACCACATTTGCTATTACAATGTTTGGAAGTGGTCAAAGTGACAAATCTGACGA GGGTGATGCCAAGATTACGACTCGTGTTAAAGGTGTAG AACCTGGCTACATTGCCACCTCTGCCTTGCTGGTCCAGTCAGCTTTGTGTATGGTGGATAACAGGGATCAAATGCCTAAATG
- the LOC136264679 gene encoding uncharacterized protein: protein MAASQDYHQAIWEAVKGHYCDGISSTFVMSTGMSLDSADYDVTNPKASYNTSVLVDNTLRCSINYEPTLSHVSTLWELLLNNGKGPNPGPSDKEAFENAKRLLYFDYSKLTRSKLYDQYYEKQDKCRKAKQKLENDLKKQYGDSWMDEFDKQWPTRPALIEYKDIQKKVEPLIAAIDVWENGTLYSTIKPLKDKFEANKKKFDMDEIDGPLEYHHVSVQPSSWYQWIGPYGQDDDVGWTPITIDLSESPDVLSINHKVLSIEGSTGLQLTFKVRTAHIFRPWFDSSLFRIERLSIPGMPVNGWSTGQIHGNNDGVFPLMSTQIVVAKNITLRATKFNDKFKQSLVNFDSSTEIKLLHFTGRYKQPSGTQDDNIVILEGAQVIGFICSVIPKFPLVHVQL from the exons ATGGCGGCCAGCCAAGACTATCACCAAGCGATCTGGGAGGCTGTGAAAGGACATTATTGTGATGGCATTTCGTCCACGTTTGTAATGAGCACGGGTATGAGCCTTGACAGTGCGGATTATGATGTCACCAACCCTAAAGCATCGTACAACACTTCAGTATTAGTAGATAATACTCTTCGTTGCTCAATAAACTATGAACCCACCCTTTCTCACGTATCGACTCTGTGGGAACTTTTATTGAACAATGGTAAAGGGCCAAATCCAGGGCCTTCTGATAAGGAAGCGTTTGAGAATGCTAAGAGGTTACTGTACTTTGATTATTCAAAGCTGACCAGGTCGAAACTATATGATCAGTACTATGAAAAGCAAGACAAATGCCGCAAAGCAAAACAGAAGTTGGAAAATGATCTAAAGAAACAGTATGGAGATTCGTGGATGGATGAATTTGACAAGCAATGGCCTACCAGACCTGCATTAATAGAATATAAAGATATTCAAAAGAAAGTTGAACCATTAATCGCAGCCATTGATGTTTGGGAGAACGGTACTCTTTATTCAACTATAAAGCCATTAAAAGACA AATTTGaagcaaacaaaaaaaagtttgacATGGATGAGATAGATGGGCCATTGGAATATCACCATGTGTCAGTACAGCCTAGTAGCTGGTACCAATGGATTGGTCCCTATGGTCAAGATGATGATGTAGGGTGGACACCG ATCACAATTGATCTAAGTGAAAGCCCTGATGTTCTTAGTATCAACCATAAAGTATTGTCTATTGAAGGATCTACTGGACTTCAGCTGACCTTCAAAGTTCGGACTGCTCACATTTTTCGTCCTTGGTTTGACAGCTCTCTGTTTAGAATTGAACGGCTCTCAATTCCTGGAATGCCAGTGAATGGTTGGTCTACAGGACAAATACACGGAAATAATGATGGGGTTTTTCCTCTAATGAGCACACAAATTGTTGTAGCAAAAAACATTACTCTCAGGGCTACTAAGTTTAATGATAAGTTTAAACAGAGCCTTGTAAATTTTGACAGCTCTACAGAAATCAAGCTG CTCCATTTCACTGGTCGCTACAAGCAGCCAAGTGGAACTCAGGATGACAACATTGTGATATTAGAAGGAGCTCAAGTTATTGGATTTATCTGTTCAGTTATTCCCAAGTTTCCACTAGTACATGTGCAGTTGTAG